The stretch of DNA attctaacaatattttattcaacttgcaactttcatcttatctcaacttactattcaAACTATCCCTAAATAATACAAGGTCGTGAGTTTTTAGGGCCTCTTTAGATACTTTAGGATTATTTgcaaaatgagattagatgagaaatTTACGAATATTAACGAGATCATTTGTGTTAAgatgtttcaacaattttataaAAGGGTTTGAATCTCATTATGAAATATGTTCGCATGTAGAATTGAGATGGGACGGTTTTAATTTTTggtgggatttgaaaaagtatttgTGGATCCCGTCAattattaaaatgtgtttttaataatttattaatatttatgaatatattttctagtaacaattattaattattaatcgAAAAAATTcccaaacttattaaaatggaAAAGTTTAAGTTTAGTTTTctaaacttatttaattcaaaattttaaaaaatgactaaTCATCAAGGCGCGGAAACATCCTTTGCTCAAAGCATATAAGTAGTGGACAACAGTTCACTCACATATTTGTGCTGTGATAGAAAAATTCTAGCACCAGTTGGAATGACTTCCACtcctaaaaagaaatgaagatttCCCACGTTTTTGATTGAAAAACGGTCACCCAATTTCTGAATGATAGAGTCCACAATCTTAGAATCGCTATCTGTAATCACAAGATCATCCACATAGACCAAAAATAGCAATTGATGGAACCACGATTATAAAGAAACAGGGAGGAATCAACTTTGGAGTTCTAAAAGCCAAGTGCcaaaagtggatttttaaaGTTTGTATATCATGCTCAATGAGCTTGTTTTAGCCCATAAATAGCTTTTATTAATCTACACACATGATGGGGCTTGGACATGTCTTTAAACCCAGGTGGTTGCATCATATATACTGTCTCAGTGAGATTctcatgcaaaaatgcattgttTACGTCTATTTGCCTTAAATTCCACTCATTCATAACAACTATACACAAAACAGACCGAATGGTGGCTGGTTTAACCATAAGACTAAAAGTCTCTTTGTAATCTAGGCCACGTCCTTGATTATAGCCTTTTGCAACAAGGCAAACTTTGAATCGTTCCACAAAACCCTCAGCTTTTCCTTTTACTCTAAACATCCATTTGTAGCCCATTGGTTGGCAATTTGGAGGAGATGGAACCAAATCCCAAGTTCCATGCCACATGAGAGTAGTAAGCTCATCAGACATGGTATTAGGCCATTAAGGTTAGGTCACAGCTTGGCTCACACAAGTGGGTTCTATAGTCTATGGGAGTGGGTGTTTGGAAACTGTATGAAGCtgttttggtttaaaaattgTGTTCATTGACCAAGTGGTCATTTTGTGGGTTCGATGATTCTTAGTTTCATCATTGGATTAGAGTGGATTTTCAATCTGACCTAGAGTAGAGGGAGGATTTTCATGCAATAGAGATACATGGGAAGAATGCAAAGTGGAGTTAATGGGAGATGCATCTAAGGTGTTGTGTAAACATAAAGGTGCAAAGGAGGAAGGAGGAGCAGAACAGGGATTACTTGAAGGTgatgcagcagcagcagaaaCATCTACCAGAATCGTGGTGGTCGGCGATGGCAGCACTGGTTGTGGCGATGAAGGCAGCGGCAGGGGCACACACATGGATAGAGAGGAGAATAAAATCAAGGGGTTAGGGCATGGATGCGAGGATTTACAAGAGGCCGTGTGTGGAGATGGGCTTTGGGCTTCCAGAAAATTGGGTTGGGCCTCGTTGAAAAGGACATGCCGAGAAGTGTAGGACTTGTGTGTTTTTGGGTCCATGCAAATGCACGCATTTTGGGTTTGTGAGTACCCAAGAAAAATACACAGAATGGATTTGGGCTACATTTTGTTGGTGTTGTAAGGCCTTGTGAGAGGATAACAAAGGCACCAAAGTTTTTCAATTTGAGATAATTTGGTTGTTTAGCAACAAGTGTCTCATATGGGGATTTTCTGTTAAGAAGGGGAGTGGGTTGACGATTTATGAGGTATGTAGATGTCTGAAATGCATGTGACCAGTATGAGAGTGGTAGAGAAGCATCGTGGAGCAATGTGAGTCAAGCCTGAACAAGATGACGATGATGTCATTCGGAAAACCCGTTTTTTGGGGAGTGTGCAGAGTGGTGGTGTGGTGGCAAATGTCATGACAGGACAAAAAAGGTTTAAGGGTAATGAACTCACCATCATTGTCAGAGTAAAGAGTTTTGATGTTGACTTGGAAATGTTTTTTCACCAAGTTTTTGAATTGTGGGAAAATACTTGACACACTCGATTTAGTAGCCATACGGTAAAACCACATGTATTTAGTATAATGATCCACAAAACTAAGATAGTAACGAGAACCATCAAGACCAGTATAGTGAGTGGGGCCCCAAACATCAGTGTAAATAATTTCAAGTGGAGCATTACTTTGAAGACTAGTGGGACGAAACGGTTGTTGGTGTGCTTTATTAATGGAACATGAACTACATAACGAtgacattttatttgtttagacaGGTAgagagaaatttgaaacaagatTTTGAACAATTTTTGAGGATGGATGTCCGAGACGCTTGTGTCATCCATCATGCGAGGTCTGTTCATGCACATAAGCAACCAGTTTTGAAGGAGTTCCCACCATtgattttgggaaaatataaaCGCTGTTTTCACATGCACCTTTGAGTAGAATCGCTCTCTTTTTCTGTTGATTCTGGGATGTGAAATGATGtgcataaattaaatttttgttgaTGGTTGGAACACAAAGAGTATCTTTCAACATAAAAGTGCATTTAGGCATATTGAGGACTAAAAAACCAATGTGTGAGACAATCAGACCTGAACCATCACCAAGAACAACTTCATCAGTTCCATCATATTTAGAGTGAATAgacaagttttgaagatcacCAGTAATATTTTGAGATGCAACAGAATCAATAAGCCATTTTTGGTCATTTGCCTTGGAAGTGGTGGCACAATTTACAATGACTTCATTTTGAGATAATTGACAACATGTTTTGGTCGTGTGACCGATCTGATCACATATCTGACATTTGGGCTTAAAGGGCCTCTGGTTGTTATTAGACCAAGAGAAGCCATGTTGCGAGCAACGGCCTTGCCCATTATTTCGATTAGGCCCATTTGATTTAGGGAAGTTCTTTGCGGGACCTTCAGCAGAACCAGGTTTCCTGGTTGTATAGTTTACGGCAATCACCAGTTGCTAGGTAGCAGCATCCAACCTTCTCAGGTAGTTGTGATGGCCAACAAGGAGATCATGAAGTTCCTCAAAAGCAAGTGGGTTCTCCCTTGCTCGAATTGGCACTGCGatttcaagaaaatcaaaaccTAAACCATGCAAAACATACAAAGTTAGTTCATCAATAATGGCAATCTCATCTGCCAAGGCCTTGACAGTATGCAAATACTCGGTAATGGATTGATTTCCACGCTGAATTAAGGCAATCTCCCCTTTGAGTTGCATAGCCCTTGTCCGTGACCTACTAGCATACAAAGAGGTTAGTTTCTTCCATGCTTCATGTGAAGTTTGAGCGGTAGCAATAAGAGGGGTTATAATAGGAGAGGTAGAGGTGAGAATGGCTCTTAAAATAACCTTGTCTTGTTGAACCCAATGGGTCTTTTGTAAGGCTGAGACTAAATTATTATCCAAATTGGGACATTGAGAAATGTCAGTGACATAATCAAGTAGGTCATAGCGTTTGAGGAGAGCTTCAAATTGGGCTCTCCATGGGGAAAAAGTGGAGGGAGTGAGTTTCTGATTAATTTGAGTAGTGATATTGAGAGTAATGAGAGGGATTTCTGTGGAGGAAGCAAGATGGGTATTGAGATTTTGGGCATTTTGGGCTGAGGAAGATGACATAGTGAATAGAGGAATTGAAGACTCGTTAGAGACTGGCtcttctgataccatatagaatATTTCACTACAAGTTTGAATAGAAATTTCCTCACACTTCATTCAGTAGTTGGTACGAGTTATATACAAAcatctcacaaaaaataattttggaaataCACAAGAATCATGGCTGCGAATATACAACAGTTACAACAATGTACAATAAATTCAAATcgataaaatagataaaatcgAGGTTGAAGGCTTAAATTTTGGTTTTGACTTTTACTTGATTTTAGCAATCATCCTTTATACGGTCGGCAGGCggcataaaatagataaaatcgAGGTTGGCCAATTTGATTCTGATTTGAACCTGGTTCGAACTACCGAACCGAccgattaaataatttttttttatatatatactatagttaaaacgatgccgttccacttaagtttaagtgaaaTGGCGTCGTTTTATACCTAAAGTGTACAACAAAAACACAAGTGAAACGACGTCGGCGTCGTTTTatacataacatattaaaaagaaatatgtgTGAAATGATGCCATTGGATTTTAAATCAAACGGTGTTGTTTCGATTTGATATCGTCTTCTTCCcatcctctcttcttctccGATTCTCAATTTCTCTCATTCTATCTCTCTCCTTtgcaacactctctctctctgtactCTTTCAGATGAACCTCGCCGCTAGGGGGACCGCGAGAATCGCGTCAGAGAATTTTCGAAGTCAATACGACTGGTATTTCTCCTCCCCCATCGACCGGTACGATCGGTTGTTCCATGCAATTCCCCTCCATTGGTCGGCATCGATTTTGGTCAAAAACTGCACCGATAGCATCATtcttattctataaataaaacgatttacttaaaaaatataaagttctAGAGCCAACCCTTATAACCACTTATACATAGCTTATCATGTGAATCATAAAAAGGTCATATTCATTTGACAAAATGTAcagattgataaaaaaataattagaaaaataattaattcaattcaaacGTATATATACgatcaataaataatatgcttaaatttcattttcctaCTTAATCTATAAGCACTccttatttttgaaaaatatgtttcaaaaaatctttgaattttttgtactttaaatttgcaaggtttttttttttataattattttttattattatgattattcaGCATTAATGGAAATTTTGCAATAGTTTCCAAACAAATCAACTACTATGGCCAAGTCCTAAAAATACAATGAGATTCCAACAATGATATTAATACCCCAAATGTAGTTTACATCCATCACTTTCTCAACTGATCACAACCTCAAGGAAATTATACACAAGgaacctaagatcaacataatAGCAAGCAACGCACAACTTCCCTTTGTTGGAGTATAGCCTCACAAATTGAGCAAATGGAATTAAAGTCTAAAGAAACACGTGTCAAAGTAGAAAAAGATGTAGAAAGTTAGTTAATTTTCTGTTATTGCATTTTATCTCTATAAATACGTTCTGTActtgtattaaacaatttaattcaattaCATGAAAGTCTTTCTTTTCATCTACTCTGCCTCTGTTTTGTGTTCATCGAATCTTGTTTTCAAGTGTTCATCAGAAaattgacatggtatcagattgaAAACCATACTTGCTTCCGCATATTTTCTTTCCTAAATCTTGCAATCTACATTGCAAATTCTGCTCTGGATTTTTCTTGAGATATTCTCTTCCAATATTCTCTAcatttcttgcattttcttggTAAAATGACAGAAGTAAATCCTCTCAATTCTTCAGAATCTTCTCGTCCCACTAATCCTTCAGATGACTCTTCTAGCCCATATTATCTTCATCCAAGTGATAATCCGGGTTCTCTCTTGGATTCAGAAATTTTTGTAGGAGATAACTACATCACTTGGAGTCGATCGATCACTATGGCTCTCACTATCAAGAACAAGGTAGCTTTCATTAATGGTTCGATTACTGCTCCTCCTACTAATCAGCATGTTCATCATACTGCTTGGCTTCGTGCCAATAATTTGGTGCTTTCTTGGCTCATGAATTCTATTTCTAAAGATATTAGAAATAGTTTGCTTTATGTAGCATCTGCTGTAGATCTTTGGAATGAGTTAAAAACAAGATATTTGAGAAGCGATGGCCCAAGGGTTTTTCTCCTTGAAAAATCTCTCAGTTCTATAACTCAGGGCTCTTCATCAATCACTGAATACTTCAGTGTTTTCAAAACCTTATGGGATGAGTATGTTAGCTACAGGCCATTTCCAACTTGCACTTGTGGAAAGATGGCATCATGCACATGcaatctcttttatttcttactACTTTGACAGCAATCTGAATATGTGTTAAAGTTCTTGGTTGGGTTAAATGATTCCTATGCTTCAGTCAGAAGTCAATTACTTCTTATTTTCCCATTGCCAAGCATGGCTAAAGTCTTTTCTTTACTGCTTCAAGAGGAAAGCCAAAGACAATTAACCAATTCTGTATGCCATGAAACCCATGCCTTGTTAGTCAAACAGAATACTCAACCATTTGTTCAGTCAAAGTTCTCCAAAGACAAGCAGAAGAAGTCTTCTTTGTACTGCACTCACTGTGGATATAATGGACATACAATGGAAAATTGCTTCCAAGTTCATGGTTATCCTCCTGGTTGGATTGGACTTAAAGGAAAGCGAAATCTTCCTACTGCCCATGCTGCCATTTCAACTGGAGAGGTTTACATTCAAAACAGTAATGAGAATCAAAAGTTTTCTTTAACTTTTGAGGAATTTACTAAACTACTAGCACTTGCAAATTCTAATCCATCCCCTACACCAGCTGTGAACCTTGTTACTTCTCAATTCTCTGGTAAACTACCACATTCTTGTTATTCAGTTTCTTCAACTTCACAACataatttttcttggattttggaTACTGGtgcaacagatcacatgatctgttcACCCCTGTTATATTCTTCTACACCCAAGAAAATTAATACTTCCATTAATTTGCCTAATGGCAATTCTGTCCCAGCAACTCATATTGGTACTGTCTCCCTCTCAAACAAATTATATCTGCATAATGTGTTGTGTGTTCCAAGTTTTTCATTCAATTCGTTATCTGTTTCCAAACTAACAAAAGAATCTAATCTCTCTATATCTTTCTTTGATTCCTACTGTCTTTTACAGGACCAATCAGCAAAGAAGATGATTGGGATTGCATTTGAGAAACATGGACTTTATCACTTATCTCAAACAACCTTGAAAGAGGCTACCTGTAATCAACCCCAGTTTAATTCTTCATCTTTTGTTTCAGCCATTACTCCAACTCAATTAGATCTTTGGCACTACAGATTAGGACATGTTTCTAACTCAAGATTACCTTCTCGTAGACAATTAGAACCATCCATATCTCTTGATTCCACAAATGTTTGTGATATATGTCATTTTGCAAAGCAAAGAAAGCTTTCTTTCCCTATATCTCAAACTGCTTCtaataaaatgtttgatttgATCCATTGTGACATATGGGGTCCCTTTggtattatttcatattttggaTACAGATTCTTTCACACCATAGTTGATGACTTCACACAATGCACTTGGGTTTATATGCTCAAAGCAAAGTCTTAAGTCCCTTCTATACTTAAAAGTTTCTATAAAATGGTAGAAACACAATTTAGTGTTCCTGTCAAAACACTAAGGTCTGACAATGGACCAGAATTTCTTCTAACCCAATTTTATAATGATCATGGCATTATACATCAAAGAAGTTGTGTggaaactccacaacaaaatggagttgtgGAGAGGaagcatcaacacttgttaaaCACTGCCAGAGCATTAATGTTTCAAGCAAATATACCTCTAACCTTTTGGAGTGATTGTGTGTTGACTGCTGCACACATCATAAACAGAATTCCCACCCCCTTCTCAAAAATAAGACACCATTTGAAATGCTTTTCAACAAAGCACGTAATCTCTCCCAtctcaaagtttttggt from Juglans regia cultivar Chandler chromosome 4, Walnut 2.0, whole genome shotgun sequence encodes:
- the LOC108999386 gene encoding uncharacterized protein LOC108999386, with amino-acid sequence MVSEEPVSNESSIPLFTMSSSSAQNAQNLNTHLASSTEIPLITLNITTQINQKLTPSTFSPWRAQFEALLKRYDLLDYVTDISQCPNLDNNLVSALQKTHWVQQDKVILRAILTSTSPIITPLIATAQTSHEAWKKLTSLYASRSRTRAMQLKGEIALIQRGNQSITEYLHTVKALADEIAIIDELTLYVLHGLGFDFLEIAVPIRARENPLAFEELHDLLVGHHNYLRRLDAAT
- the LOC108998703 gene encoding uncharacterized protein LOC108998703, coding for MTEVNPLNSSESSRPTNPSDDSSSPYYLHPSDNPGSLLDSEIFVGDNYITWSRSITMALTIKNKVAFINGSITAPPTNQHVHHTAWLRANNLVLSWLMNSISKDIRNSLLYVASAVDLWNELKTRYLRSDGPRVFLLEKSLSSITQGSSSITEYFSVFKTLWDEYQSEYVLKFLVGLNDSYASVRSQLLLIFPLPSMAKVFSLLLQEESQRQLTNSVCHETHALLVKQNTQPFVQSKFSKDKQKKSSLYCTHCGYNGHTMENCFQVHGYPPGWIGLKGKRNLPTAHAAISTGEVYIQNSNENQKFSLTFEEFTKLLALANSNPSPTPAVNLVTSQFSGPISKEDDWDCI